The Streptomyces sp. NBC_00224 genome has a window encoding:
- a CDS encoding NAD(P)/FAD-dependent oxidoreductase, giving the protein MSTTERPRILVVGGGYVGLYAARRILKKMRYAEATVTVVDPRSYMTYQPFLPEAAAGSISPRHVVVPLRRVVRGAEVLTGRVTSIDQDRKVATVAPLVGEAYELPFDYLVVALGAVSRTFPIPGLAEQGIGMKGVEEAIGLRNHVLEQLDKADSTTDEDVRRKALTFVFVGGGFAGAETIGEVEDMARDAAKYYTNVKREDMRFVLVDAADKILPEVGPQLGKWGKEHLEGRGIEIYLSTSMDSCVDGHVVLKNGLEVDSNTIVWTAGVKPNPALARFGLPLGPRGHVDTAPTLQVQGTDYIWAAGDNAQVPDLAARKAGVENAWCPPNAQHALRQAKVLGDNVVSGMRGFPQKEYSHANKGAVAGLGLHKGVAMIVMGKMKIKLKGRLAWYMHRGYHGLAVPTWNRKIRVFADWTLAMFLKREVVSLGAMESPREEFYEAAKPAPAPVAKDKVEEKAKAS; this is encoded by the coding sequence ATGAGCACCACGGAGCGTCCCCGAATCCTCGTCGTAGGCGGTGGGTACGTAGGCCTGTACGCGGCACGGCGCATTCTCAAGAAGATGCGCTACGCCGAGGCGACTGTCACGGTCGTCGACCCGCGGTCGTACATGACGTACCAGCCCTTCCTCCCCGAAGCCGCCGCAGGCAGCATCTCCCCGCGCCACGTCGTCGTCCCGCTGCGACGCGTCGTGCGCGGAGCCGAGGTGCTCACCGGCCGCGTCACCAGCATCGACCAGGACCGCAAGGTCGCCACGGTCGCGCCGCTCGTCGGCGAGGCCTACGAGCTGCCCTTCGACTACCTGGTCGTCGCCCTCGGCGCGGTCTCCCGCACCTTCCCGATCCCCGGCCTCGCCGAGCAGGGCATCGGTATGAAGGGTGTCGAGGAGGCCATCGGGCTGCGCAACCACGTCCTGGAGCAGCTGGACAAGGCCGACTCCACGACCGACGAGGATGTCCGCCGCAAGGCGCTGACCTTCGTCTTCGTGGGTGGCGGCTTCGCCGGCGCCGAGACGATCGGCGAGGTCGAGGACATGGCCCGCGACGCGGCGAAGTACTACACCAACGTGAAGCGCGAGGACATGCGCTTCGTGCTGGTCGACGCCGCCGACAAGATCCTCCCCGAGGTCGGGCCGCAGCTCGGCAAGTGGGGCAAGGAGCACCTTGAGGGCCGCGGCATCGAGATCTACCTCTCGACGTCGATGGACTCGTGTGTCGACGGGCACGTGGTGCTCAAGAACGGCCTCGAAGTCGACTCCAACACCATCGTGTGGACCGCGGGCGTCAAGCCCAACCCGGCGCTGGCCCGCTTCGGCCTGCCGCTCGGCCCGCGCGGCCACGTCGACACCGCCCCGACCCTCCAGGTCCAGGGCACCGACTACATCTGGGCCGCCGGCGACAACGCCCAGGTCCCGGACCTCGCCGCCCGCAAGGCCGGCGTGGAGAACGCCTGGTGCCCGCCGAACGCCCAGCACGCGCTGCGCCAGGCCAAGGTCCTCGGCGACAACGTGGTCTCCGGTATGCGGGGCTTCCCGCAGAAGGAGTACTCGCACGCCAACAAGGGTGCGGTGGCGGGCCTCGGCCTCCACAAGGGCGTCGCGATGATCGTCATGGGCAAGATGAAGATCAAGCTCAAGGGCCGTCTCGCCTGGTACATGCACCGTGGCTACCACGGTCTCGCCGTACCCACCTGGAACCGCAAGATCCGCGTCTTCGCCGACTGGACCCTCGCGATGTTCCTGAAGCGCGAGGTCGTCTCGCTCGGCGCCATGGAGTCGCCGCGCGAGGAGTTCTACGAGGCCGCCAAGCCCGCCCCGGCCCCGGTCGCGAAGGACAAGGTCGAGGAGAAGGCCAAGGCCTCCTGA
- a CDS encoding ATP-binding protein: MPTATRTHRLSTASRLTAAGELRALVAALLRTAGHAQLAESARICTSELVANVCRHTPAKLVHVEVTLADDWVSVYVYDDRPRELPVPPGEAPGVREGGMGLGLVAALADQWGVCLYGGAIPHSKAVWFKMVEGGRGMP; this comes from the coding sequence GTGCCCACTGCGACGAGAACGCACCGCCTGAGCACCGCAAGCCGCCTGACCGCCGCGGGTGAGCTGAGAGCACTGGTTGCCGCGCTGCTGCGCACGGCTGGGCACGCTCAACTCGCAGAGTCGGCGCGGATCTGCACGAGCGAGCTCGTCGCCAACGTGTGCAGGCACACCCCGGCGAAACTCGTGCACGTCGAGGTGACGCTCGCCGACGACTGGGTCTCGGTGTACGTCTACGACGATCGCCCCCGTGAGCTGCCTGTCCCCCCTGGGGAAGCCCCCGGTGTCCGGGAGGGCGGGATGGGGCTGGGGTTGGTGGCAGCGCTTGCGGACCAGTGGGGTGTCTGCCTCTATGGCGGTGCGATCCCGCACTCGAAAGCGGTGTGGTTCAAGATGGTCGAGGGTGGACGGGGGATGCCGTGA
- a CDS encoding Scr1 family TA system antitoxin-like transcriptional regulator has product MPPRKAPTAWQRRLGAELRKMREHAGLPLGDAAALLGTDRTTISNSESGRFGVSGDRVRTWAGLYQCPDAAYIDALATMAEDRRKGWWEDYRGKLSSGALDLSELEANATGLRGVTIMHIPGQLQTEEYARAVFEEAVPPLNPIDLRTRLSHRLKRRDVLDRPEPLPCTFLIHEAALRMQYGSAKIARTQLEHVLKESERDNITVRVIPFSAGGFPNAGSSTLYIYGPVPQLDTVQMDTPTGPAFLDAETLLANYRAVLDRTLERSMDPAQSRDFIHGIAQQA; this is encoded by the coding sequence ATGCCGCCTAGGAAGGCTCCAACTGCGTGGCAACGACGTCTGGGCGCCGAACTTCGCAAGATGCGCGAACACGCCGGCCTGCCACTCGGCGACGCTGCGGCATTGCTCGGAACTGATCGCACCACCATCAGCAACAGCGAGTCGGGGCGCTTCGGGGTGAGCGGCGATCGCGTTCGCACCTGGGCCGGCCTCTACCAGTGTCCCGATGCTGCGTACATCGACGCTCTGGCCACCATGGCGGAGGACCGCCGCAAGGGCTGGTGGGAGGACTATCGCGGCAAGCTGTCGAGCGGCGCGCTCGACCTCTCCGAGCTGGAGGCCAACGCCACAGGGCTCCGCGGCGTCACCATCATGCACATCCCCGGACAACTCCAGACCGAGGAGTACGCCCGTGCCGTGTTCGAGGAAGCCGTACCGCCACTGAATCCGATCGATCTCCGCACTCGCCTGTCGCATCGGCTCAAGCGGCGCGATGTACTGGACCGCCCCGAGCCCCTGCCCTGCACCTTCCTCATCCATGAGGCGGCGCTGCGGATGCAGTACGGCAGCGCGAAGATCGCGCGCACCCAGCTCGAACACGTGCTCAAGGAGTCCGAGCGCGACAACATCACCGTGCGGGTGATCCCGTTCTCGGCTGGCGGGTTCCCGAACGCGGGGTCATCGACCCTCTACATCTATGGCCCGGTGCCGCAGCTCGATACGGTGCAGATGGACACCCCAACAGGCCCGGCGTTCCTGGACGCCGAAACCCTTCTCGCCAACTACCGAGCCGTACTCGATCGCACGCTTGAGCGGTCGATGGACCCGGCCCAGTCGCGAGACTTCATTCACGGCATCGCACAACAAGCATGA
- a CDS encoding DUF397 domain-containing protein, with product MEIQWRKSSFSTDSEGNCLELAEVDGEILLRESDQSDVIVRTSRAKLRAFLLGAQAGEFDHLTK from the coding sequence GTGGAAATTCAGTGGCGAAAGTCCTCGTTCTCGACGGACTCGGAGGGCAACTGCCTGGAGCTCGCCGAGGTCGACGGCGAGATCCTGCTTCGCGAGAGCGACCAGAGTGACGTGATCGTACGGACCAGCCGGGCGAAGCTCCGCGCGTTCCTGCTGGGCGCACAGGCCGGCGAGTTCGATCACCTGACCAAGTAG
- a CDS encoding radical SAM/SPASM domain-containing protein produces the protein MQITLQPGLTGLKSLELEITGKCQLTCTHCLTTSSPQATDGTMTREDWRSVIKEAAALGIPHVQLIGGEPTVHPCWAEFVDLALSLGLKVEIFSNLYKVLPSWWETFERDGVTLATSYYSNDPDEHDTITGKPGSYVRTRSNIREAVRRGITLRAGIVDVLDGQHVTEARAELRSMGVTQILTDRVRAVGRAALPGQTPTVDALCGRCAHGRAAVLPNGDVAGCVLSRFLPGGNVLSRSLGDILKSAEWAATVDRLPSRAAANPCDPDCNPAKDGGDCSPAEQEACDPAY, from the coding sequence ATGCAGATCACCTTGCAACCCGGCTTAACCGGACTCAAGTCCCTTGAGCTTGAGATCACGGGAAAGTGCCAACTCACCTGTACGCACTGCCTGACCACCTCCAGCCCGCAAGCTACCGACGGCACCATGACCCGCGAAGACTGGCGATCTGTCATCAAGGAAGCCGCTGCTCTGGGCATCCCGCACGTACAACTGATCGGCGGCGAACCGACCGTGCACCCGTGTTGGGCCGAGTTCGTCGACCTCGCGCTCTCCCTGGGGCTCAAGGTGGAGATCTTCAGCAACCTGTACAAGGTCCTGCCTAGTTGGTGGGAGACGTTCGAGCGAGACGGGGTCACCCTGGCCACCAGCTACTACAGCAACGACCCCGACGAACACGACACCATCACCGGCAAGCCCGGAAGCTACGTACGCACCCGCAGCAACATCCGCGAGGCGGTCCGCCGAGGAATCACTCTCCGCGCCGGAATTGTCGATGTCCTCGACGGACAGCACGTCACCGAAGCCCGCGCCGAGTTACGCAGCATGGGCGTAACCCAGATCCTCACAGACCGAGTGCGGGCCGTAGGACGGGCCGCACTGCCGGGGCAGACCCCGACCGTTGACGCCCTGTGCGGCCGGTGCGCCCACGGGCGCGCCGCGGTACTGCCCAACGGCGACGTGGCAGGCTGCGTGCTCTCCCGGTTCCTGCCCGGAGGCAACGTCCTATCGCGCTCCCTCGGCGACATCTTGAAGAGCGCCGAATGGGCCGCCACGGTCGACCGGCTGCCCTCACGCGCAGCCGCGAACCCGTGCGATCCGGACTGTAACCCGGCCAAGGACGGCGGCGACTGCTCCCCGGCGGAGCAAGAAGCCTGCGACCCTGCCTACTAG
- a CDS encoding methyltransferase domain-containing protein has translation MNWEHHAQRLADAITDPDSRWRSPVAQTPRHMLVPRWWARGDDGRWALREGLTDPAAWWAAAYGDESLVTRVGPLHADHAKPDDHPEGLPTSSATMSSLAVQMLRHGRLHTGLSLLDLGTGAGGLAAYAAQRLGSQQVTSLDVDPYLTEAARDRLADIGLRPQFITADATTDIPGTYDRIIATVAMPPGPGLRPMLAALRPGGRLVTTLARMGVILTAWKDDHGECHGRIERDGAGFMLTRSSDDYPPTITPAPEKDGAEITTGRYPVLNVAETWELRSMLEIAVPGVQARYEERSGTRTAYLAHPDGSWARASAERLAPPTVHQSGPQRLWDRLERIRNRLNAEGGLPLYGARAKISPDGVIHLSRGKWEATLGTREASP, from the coding sequence ATGAACTGGGAACACCACGCTCAACGACTCGCCGACGCGATCACCGATCCAGATTCCCGATGGCGCAGCCCTGTCGCCCAGACACCCCGGCACATGCTTGTACCCCGGTGGTGGGCCAGGGGTGACGACGGTCGATGGGCTCTTCGAGAGGGCCTGACCGATCCCGCCGCCTGGTGGGCGGCAGCCTACGGAGACGAATCGCTGGTCACCCGGGTCGGGCCTCTCCACGCCGACCACGCGAAGCCCGACGACCATCCCGAAGGGCTTCCCACCTCCTCCGCGACGATGTCGAGCCTGGCCGTCCAGATGCTCCGACATGGCCGCCTCCACACCGGCCTGTCCCTGCTCGACCTCGGAACCGGTGCGGGCGGCCTCGCCGCCTACGCGGCGCAGCGCCTCGGAAGCCAACAGGTCACCAGCCTCGACGTTGACCCCTACCTCACCGAAGCGGCACGCGACCGCCTCGCCGACATCGGGCTGCGCCCTCAGTTCATCACCGCCGACGCCACCACAGACATCCCCGGCACCTACGACCGCATCATCGCCACCGTCGCCATGCCCCCCGGCCCCGGGCTCCGCCCGATGCTGGCCGCCCTGCGCCCAGGCGGACGACTCGTGACCACCCTCGCCCGCATGGGCGTCATCCTCACCGCGTGGAAGGACGACCACGGCGAGTGCCACGGCCGAATCGAACGGGACGGTGCCGGATTCATGCTCACCCGCAGCAGTGACGACTACCCGCCGACCATCACGCCCGCCCCCGAGAAGGACGGCGCGGAGATCACCACGGGCCGCTATCCGGTGCTGAACGTCGCCGAGACTTGGGAACTGCGCAGCATGCTGGAGATCGCCGTTCCCGGCGTACAGGCACGCTACGAGGAACGCAGCGGCACTCGGACCGCCTACCTCGCCCACCCGGACGGATCATGGGCCCGCGCATCCGCAGAACGGCTCGCCCCGCCCACCGTCCACCAAAGCGGCCCACAGCGCCTCTGGGACAGACTCGAACGCATCCGCAACCGGCTCAACGCCGAGGGTGGCCTCCCCCTCTACGGCGCCCGCGCCAAGATCTCCCCAGACGGTGTCATCCACCTCTCGCGAGGCAAGTGGGAGGCCACCCTAGGCACCCGAGAGGCCAGCCCATGA
- a CDS encoding DUF6624 domain-containing protein, whose product MTSQRPDLTAELLRRRAADQHARGVREHGMVAPDLEAMRTVDADNIAALKRITAEHGWPGRTLVGDQATDAAWLLVQHSDADPEFQQHALTLLREAVTAGEAEPRHLAYLTDRCLFHQGEPQLYGTQYINGKQGLCPQTISDPDNLDTRRAGVGLGPFAAYDRQVRHPEN is encoded by the coding sequence ATGACCTCTCAGCGCCCCGACCTCACAGCCGAACTCCTGCGCCGCAGGGCAGCCGACCAACACGCCAGGGGCGTACGCGAACACGGGATGGTCGCACCCGACCTCGAAGCCATGCGCACAGTCGACGCCGACAACATCGCCGCGCTCAAACGGATCACTGCCGAGCACGGCTGGCCCGGCCGAACCCTCGTCGGCGACCAAGCCACGGACGCCGCATGGCTGCTTGTCCAGCACTCCGACGCCGACCCCGAGTTCCAGCAGCACGCACTCACGCTGCTCCGCGAGGCGGTCACCGCTGGAGAGGCCGAGCCACGGCACCTCGCGTATCTGACTGACCGGTGTCTCTTCCACCAAGGCGAGCCGCAGCTCTACGGAACTCAGTACATCAACGGCAAGCAGGGGCTGTGCCCGCAGACCATCAGCGACCCGGACAACCTCGACACACGGCGAGCCGGGGTCGGCCTCGGTCCATTCGCCGCGTACGACCGACAGGTACGCCATCCGGAGAATTAG
- a CDS encoding exopolyphosphatase, whose protein sequence is MTRVAAIDCGTNSIRLLVADADPVSGELVDLDRRMTIVRLGQGVDRTGRLAPEALDRTFAACREYAAVIKEFGAERVRFVATSASRDAENRDEFVQGVLDILGVEPEVITGDQEAEFSFTGATRELHSDGDYLVVDIGGGSTEFVVGSRQVRAARSVDVGCVRMTERHHPGDPATPEQIAAIRADVEAALDEAEQTVPLREPRTLVGLAGSVTTVAAITLDLPAYDSAAIHHSRISYEQVRAVTDRLLASTHAERTTIPVLHPGRIDVIAAGALVLLSVMDRTGAREVVVSEHDILDGIAWSIA, encoded by the coding sequence GTGACCCGGGTCGCCGCCATCGACTGCGGTACGAACTCGATCCGGCTCCTGGTGGCCGACGCGGACCCGGTATCCGGCGAACTCGTCGACCTGGACCGCCGGATGACGATCGTCCGCCTCGGCCAGGGCGTGGACCGGACGGGCCGCCTGGCCCCCGAAGCACTCGACCGCACCTTCGCGGCCTGCCGCGAGTACGCGGCGGTCATCAAGGAGTTCGGCGCCGAGCGCGTCCGCTTCGTCGCCACCTCCGCCTCCCGCGACGCCGAGAACCGCGACGAGTTCGTCCAGGGCGTCCTGGACATCCTGGGCGTCGAGCCCGAGGTGATCACCGGCGACCAGGAGGCCGAGTTCTCCTTCACCGGCGCCACCAGGGAGCTCCACTCCGACGGCGACTACCTCGTCGTCGACATCGGCGGCGGCTCGACGGAGTTCGTGGTCGGCTCCCGGCAGGTGCGCGCGGCGCGCTCGGTGGACGTCGGCTGCGTACGGATGACCGAGCGCCACCACCCCGGCGACCCGGCCACGCCCGAGCAGATCGCCGCGATAAGGGCGGACGTCGAGGCAGCCCTGGACGAGGCCGAGCAGACGGTCCCACTCCGCGAGCCCCGCACGTTGGTGGGCCTGGCCGGTTCGGTCACCACGGTCGCCGCGATCACGCTGGACCTGCCCGCGTACGACTCGGCGGCGATCCACCACTCCCGTATCTCCTACGAGCAGGTCCGCGCGGTCACCGACCGCCTGCTCGCCTCGACCCACGCCGAGCGCACGACGATCCCGGTGCTGCACCCCGGCCGCATCGACGTGATCGCCGCAGGCGCGCTGGTCCTGCTGTCCGTCATGGACCGCACGGGCGCCCGCGAGGTCGTGGTCAGCGAGCACGACATCCTCGACGGAATCGCCTGGTCGATCGCGTAG
- a CDS encoding DUF501 domain-containing protein, producing the protein METPPPQTPSTEPTDADIAAFQEQLGRPPRGLRAIAHRCPCGNPDVVETAPRLPDGTPFPTTYYLSCPRAASAIGTLEANGVMKEMTERLATDPELAAAYRAAHEDYIARRDAIEVLEGFPSAGGMPDRVKCLHVLVGHSLAAGPGVNPLGDEAIAMLPEWWAKGPCVTPCVPGENEK; encoded by the coding sequence ATGGAAACGCCCCCGCCCCAGACGCCCAGCACCGAGCCGACCGACGCGGACATCGCCGCCTTCCAGGAGCAGCTGGGCCGCCCGCCGCGCGGACTGCGCGCGATCGCGCACCGCTGCCCGTGCGGCAACCCGGACGTGGTCGAGACGGCCCCCCGGCTGCCCGACGGCACGCCGTTCCCGACGACGTACTACCTGAGCTGCCCGCGTGCGGCGTCGGCGATCGGCACGCTCGAAGCCAACGGGGTCATGAAGGAGATGACGGAGCGTCTGGCGACGGACCCCGAGCTGGCCGCGGCCTACCGCGCCGCCCACGAGGACTACATCGCCCGCCGCGACGCCATCGAGGTCCTGGAGGGCTTCCCGAGCGCGGGCGGCATGCCGGACCGGGTGAAGTGCCTGCACGTGCTGGTCGGCCACTCGCTGGCGGCCGGGCCCGGGGTGAACCCGCTGGGCGACGAGGCGATCGCGATGCTGCCCGAGTGGTGGGCGAAGGGCCCCTGCGTCACCCCCTGCGTGCCCGGGGAGAACGAGAAGTGA
- a CDS encoding septum formation initiator family protein, giving the protein MAKGNRDRFSTAARLKVLGEQTAARVYRSQTKRQARRSRLTGRAALLALVMCSLVVALAYPMRQYVSQRGDIAEQRRKEHDAAAQVERLRDEKARLQDDAYIKRLAREHLHMQFPGETGYTVTDPSAGKGRRDGKAATGRPWHQNLWDGVDKADRPGN; this is encoded by the coding sequence ATGGCCAAGGGCAACCGGGACCGGTTCTCCACCGCGGCCCGGCTCAAGGTGCTCGGCGAGCAGACCGCGGCCCGGGTCTACCGCTCCCAGACCAAGCGCCAGGCGCGCCGCTCCCGGCTCACCGGGCGCGCCGCCCTGCTCGCCCTGGTGATGTGCTCGCTGGTGGTGGCCCTCGCGTACCCGATGCGCCAGTACGTGTCGCAGCGCGGCGACATCGCCGAGCAGCGCCGCAAGGAGCACGACGCGGCCGCGCAGGTCGAGCGGCTGCGCGACGAGAAGGCGCGGCTCCAGGACGACGCGTACATCAAGCGGCTGGCCCGTGAGCACCTGCACATGCAGTTTCCGGGCGAGACCGGCTACACCGTGACCGACCCGTCGGCCGGCAAGGGCCGCCGCGACGGCAAGGCCGCCACCGGCCGCCCCTGGCACCAGAACCTCTGGGACGGCGTGGACAAGGCCGACCGCCCCGGCAACTGA
- the eno gene encoding phosphopyruvate hydratase, whose amino-acid sequence MLVPSIDVVVAREILDSRGNPTVEVEVGLDDGSTGRAAVPSGASTGAFEAIELRDGDPNRYQGKGVEKAVLAVIEQIGPELVGYDATEQRLIDQAMFDLDATENKGSLGANAILGVSLAVAHAASEASDLPLFRYLGGPNAHLLPVPMMNILNGGSHADSNVDIQEFMIAPIGAESFSEALRWGAEVYHTLKAVLKRKGLSTGLGDEGGFAPNLDSNRAALDLILEAIKEAGYAPGKDIALALDVAASEFYKDGKYEFEGQSRSAAEMTEYYEELVSAYPMVSIEDPLYEDDWAGWKTLTDKLGTKVQIVGDDLFVTNPERLARGIEEGSANALLVKVNQIGSLTETLDAVEMAQRNGFKCMMSHRSGETEDVTIADLAVAVNCGQIKTGAPARSDRVAKYNQLLRIEEILDDAAVYAGRSAFPRFKG is encoded by the coding sequence ATGCTCGTGCCGTCCATCGACGTCGTCGTAGCCCGGGAAATCCTGGACTCCCGAGGCAACCCCACGGTCGAGGTCGAGGTCGGCCTCGACGACGGCAGCACGGGTCGTGCCGCCGTCCCGTCCGGCGCCTCCACCGGTGCCTTCGAGGCAATCGAGCTCCGCGACGGTGACCCCAACCGTTACCAGGGCAAGGGCGTCGAGAAGGCCGTCCTCGCCGTGATCGAGCAGATCGGCCCGGAGCTCGTCGGCTACGACGCCACCGAGCAGCGCCTGATCGACCAGGCGATGTTCGACCTGGACGCCACGGAGAACAAGGGCTCGCTCGGCGCCAACGCCATCCTCGGCGTCTCGCTCGCCGTCGCGCACGCCGCCTCCGAGGCCAGCGACCTCCCGCTGTTCCGCTACCTGGGCGGCCCGAACGCGCACCTGCTGCCCGTTCCGATGATGAACATCCTCAACGGTGGGTCGCACGCCGACTCCAACGTCGACATCCAGGAGTTCATGATCGCCCCGATCGGCGCGGAGTCCTTCTCCGAGGCGCTGCGCTGGGGTGCCGAGGTCTACCACACCCTCAAGGCCGTCCTGAAGCGCAAGGGCCTGTCCACCGGCCTCGGTGACGAGGGCGGCTTCGCCCCGAACCTGGACTCCAACCGCGCCGCCCTGGACCTGATCCTGGAGGCCATCAAGGAGGCCGGTTACGCCCCGGGCAAGGACATCGCGCTCGCGCTCGACGTCGCCGCGTCCGAGTTCTACAAGGACGGCAAGTACGAGTTCGAGGGCCAGTCCCGCTCGGCCGCCGAGATGACCGAGTACTACGAGGAGCTCGTCTCCGCGTACCCGATGGTCTCCATCGAGGACCCGCTGTACGAGGACGACTGGGCCGGCTGGAAGACCCTCACCGACAAGCTGGGCACCAAGGTCCAGATCGTCGGCGACGACCTCTTCGTCACCAACCCGGAGCGCCTGGCCCGCGGCATCGAGGAGGGCTCCGCCAACGCCCTGCTCGTCAAGGTCAACCAGATCGGTTCGCTGACCGAGACCCTGGACGCCGTCGAGATGGCCCAGCGCAACGGCTTCAAGTGCATGATGTCCCACCGCTCCGGCGAGACCGAGGACGTCACCATCGCCGACCTCGCCGTCGCGGTGAACTGCGGTCAGATCAAGACCGGCGCCCCGGCCCGCTCGGACCGCGTCGCCAAGTACAACCAGCTGCTGCGCATCGAGGAGATCCTCGACGACGCGGCGGTGTACGCGGGCCGCAGCGCCTTCCCGCGCTTCAAGGGCTGA
- a CDS encoding transglycosylase family protein, which translates to MLLSGKGKHRRPSKAVRVATLAGVTGAAVAAPLMAAGSASAASVSTWDAVAQCESGGNWSINTGNGYYGGLQFSQSSWAAAGGTQYASRADLATKGQQIATAEKLLAMQGPGAWACAGAGNLTSGGASAKVDTSGSSSKAATPKAAPAPKRESAPASRSESRPAPVKTGSGEYKVKAGDTLGSIAAAHGVKGGWQKLFELNKDVVKDANLIYVNQQLHLS; encoded by the coding sequence ATGCTGCTTTCCGGCAAGGGCAAGCACCGTCGCCCGTCCAAGGCCGTCCGCGTCGCCACGCTCGCCGGTGTCACCGGTGCGGCCGTCGCCGCCCCGCTGATGGCCGCGGGCTCCGCCTCCGCCGCCTCCGTCTCCACCTGGGACGCGGTCGCCCAGTGCGAGTCCGGTGGCAACTGGTCCATCAACACCGGCAACGGCTACTACGGCGGTCTGCAGTTCTCGCAGTCCTCCTGGGCCGCGGCCGGCGGCACCCAGTACGCCTCCCGCGCCGACCTGGCCACCAAGGGCCAGCAGATAGCCACCGCCGAGAAGCTGCTCGCGATGCAGGGGCCGGGCGCCTGGGCCTGCGCCGGTGCGGGCAACCTGACGTCCGGTGGCGCGTCCGCGAAGGTGGACACGTCCGGCTCGTCCTCCAAGGCCGCCACCCCCAAGGCCGCCCCGGCCCCGAAGCGCGAGTCCGCGCCCGCCTCGCGGAGCGAGTCCCGCCCCGCCCCGGTCAAGACCGGCTCCGGCGAGTACAAGGTGAAGGCCGGCGACACCCTCGGCTCCATCGCCGCCGCGCACGGCGTCAAGGGCGGCTGGCAGAAGCTGTTCGAGCTGAACAAGGACGTAGTGAAGGACGCGAACCTGATCTACGTGAACCAGCAGCTCCACCTGAGCTAG
- a CDS encoding transglycosylase family protein, whose amino-acid sequence MRSGNGRHRRPRQAPALVVAAGVTGSALALPLFAASGASAASATTWDRVAECESGGAWSADFGNGLYGGLQLSQETWETYGGTAYASRPDMASRAQQIAVAEKVLAAKGPKAFTSCSTVSGLTSGGGAPAVDPGATPSPYVPSEEGAATPDASTPSAPAKTTPAPTKPSGSASTAPKPSTKPSAPATGTSGQPGSTTPSSPATGSTDSASGGKHRGTPDTAESGTPATTEPGNTDNSHESGRHASRGDADSREAGDALTEGGDYTVRVGDNLWDISRSHKVEGGWSALYKANEKTIGSDPNLILPGQSLDLNLANTDNPAPAKG is encoded by the coding sequence ATGCGCTCCGGGAACGGACGGCACCGCCGACCCCGCCAGGCTCCCGCACTCGTCGTCGCGGCGGGGGTGACCGGCTCGGCCCTAGCCCTTCCGCTCTTCGCGGCGAGCGGTGCGAGCGCCGCCTCCGCGACCACGTGGGACCGCGTCGCGGAGTGCGAGAGCGGCGGCGCGTGGAGCGCCGACTTCGGCAACGGCCTGTACGGCGGCCTCCAGCTCTCCCAGGAGACCTGGGAGACCTACGGCGGCACGGCGTACGCCTCGCGCCCCGATATGGCCAGCCGCGCGCAGCAGATAGCCGTCGCCGAGAAGGTGCTCGCCGCGAAGGGCCCCAAGGCCTTCACGAGCTGCTCGACGGTCTCCGGGCTCACCTCGGGCGGCGGCGCGCCGGCCGTCGACCCGGGCGCCACGCCCTCGCCGTACGTCCCCTCGGAGGAGGGAGCCGCGACCCCGGACGCCTCCACTCCGTCCGCGCCCGCGAAGACGACTCCGGCGCCCACGAAGCCGTCCGGTTCGGCCTCCACCGCGCCCAAGCCGTCCACGAAGCCGTCCGCGCCGGCCACGGGCACGAGCGGGCAGCCCGGGTCCACGACGCCCTCCAGTCCGGCCACCGGCTCCACGGACTCGGCCTCCGGCGGCAAGCACCGCGGCACGCCGGACACGGCCGAGAGCGGCACCCCCGCGACCACCGAGCCGGGCAATACGGACAACAGCCATGAATCGGGGCGCCACGCCTCGCGAGGTGACGCCGACTCACGCGAGGCGGGTGACGCGCTCACCGAGGGCGGCGACTACACCGTCCGCGTCGGCGACAACCTGTGGGACATCTCGCGCTCGCACAAGGTCGAGGGCGGCTGGTCCGCGCTCTACAAGGCGAACGAGAAGACGATCGGCTCCGACCCGAACCTCATCCTGCCCGGCCAGAGCCTTGATCTGAACCTGGCAAATACGGACAACCCGGCCCCGGCCAAGGGGTAG